CGTGTCGAGCGCATTTCGGCGCCGAACAATCGATGGAGGTATGTGGCATGGCAAAGCAGCAATCCTTGGTGACGCTTCACGTGTGGGCGGCAACCAATCCCGAAGTTTTCACTACTCCAAGCGGCCGCGACAAGGTGACGTTCCGCATCGCGGATTCGGTCAGGAGCCGGTCGCCGGAGACGGGCGTGTGGGGCGATTCAAAAACCACGTGGTACACGGTTACCGCCTGGGGCGACCTGGGGGCGAACATCGCCGAGTCGGTGCGCAAGGGCGACCCGCTCATCGTGGTCGGGCATCCGTGGGTGGACCATTACATCAAACGCGATGGTAATCCCGGTGTCACCGCTCGAATCGAGGCCGTCGCGGTCGGACTCGATTTACGCTACGGGACCAGCAGATTCGCGCGGGTTCGGCGCGCCGCATCGAGTGATGAGGTTATGGACGAGGCCGCCGCAATCGCCCAAACCAATGCGGAATTCAACGAGTTGACCAGTGAACTCGCAGATGTCGATCCGCTCACCGGCGAACTGCGTGACGATGCCGGGGCATTGACGGATGGCAGCGAAATCGGCGGTGATTCGCAGGAGGAAACCGTCATGGCCTAGCGGCCACACGCGTTCGATGGGGTGGTGTGGGGCGCGGGCGCGCTGCGCGCAATTATCGCAGCGCGCCCGCGCCGCCCCCGCCCGCGCTAACTGCGTACAATGGGAGGCTGAGCCCGCCGGCGGATGCATGCGCGTCCGAGGCAACGTGCAGGAGCGGGCAAAGATACCCCGGCAACGGTTGTGACGCTCCAACCGGCACGCATGACTACGAACGGAAAACTGAGTGGCTGAGTTCATTTATTCGATGTACAAGGCGCGCAAGGCGCACGGCGACAAGGTCATCTTGGATGATGTGTCGCTGAACTTCCTGCCCGGCGCGAAGATTGGTGTCGTTGGCCCGAACGGTGCGGGTAAGTCCACGATCCTGAAGATTATGGCGGGGCTGGACACGCCCTCGAACGGTGAGGCCCGCCTCTCGCCCGGCTTCACCGTGGGGATCTTGCAACAGGAGCCCCCGCTCAACGACGACAAGACGGTGCTTGGCAACGTCGAAGAGGGCGTCGCGGAGATCAAGGCAAAGGTCGACCGCTACAACGAGATTTCCGCGCTCATGGCGGACCCCGACGCGGACTTCGACGCGCTGCTGGCCGAAATGGGCGTGCTGCAAGAAGAAATCGACGCGGCCAACGCCTGGGACCTGGACAGCCAACTCGAGCAGGCAATGGACGCGCTGCGGTGCCCGCCGCCCGAGGCGGATGTGAAGGTGCTGTCCGGGGGTGAACGTCGCCGGGTCGCGCTGTGTAAGTTGCTGCTGGAAAAGCCTGACCTGCTGCTGCTCGACGAGCCCACGAACCACCTGGACGCAGAAAGCGTGCTGTGGTTGGAGCAACACCTGGCAACCTACCCCGGCGCCGTCCTGGCGGTTACCCACGACCGTTACTTCCTGGACCACGTCGCGGAGTGGATCTGTGAGGTCGACCGCGGGCGCCTGTACCCGTATGAGGGCAACTACTCGACGTACCTCGAAAAGAAGCGCGCCCGTCTCGAAGTGCAGGGCAAAAAGGACGCGAAGCTGGCCAAGCGTCTCGCCGAAGAGCTTGACTGGGTGCGCCAGAGCGCCAAGGGACGCCAGGCCAAGTCGAAGGCGCGCTTGCAACGCTACGAGGAGATGGCGGCCGAGGCGGAGCGCACACGCAAACTCGACTTCGAAGAGATCCAGATTCCGGCCGGTCCGCGCCTGGGCAACGTCGTCTTGGAAGCAACCGATCTAGAAAAGGGTTTCGGTGACCGCAAGCTCATCGATCACCTCAGCTTTACGCTCCCGCGCAACGGCATCGTGGGCGTGATTGGCCCCAACGGTGTGGGTAAGACGACGCTGTTCAAGACGATCGTGGGTTTGGAACCGCTGGACGCCGGAACGCTGAAGGTCGGGGAAACGGTCAAAATCTCCTACGTGGACCAGTCGCGCGGCGGCATCGACCCCAAGAAGACCCTGTGGGAGGTTGTCTCCGACGGCTTGGACTTCATCAAGGTTGGTAATGTCGAAATCCCATCGCGCGCCTACGTTGCGTCGTTCGGGTTCAAGGGCCCGGACCAGCAAAAGCCCGCGGGAGTGCTCTCGGGTGGGGAGCGCAACCGCCTCAACCTGGCGCTCACGCTCAAGCAGGGCGGCAACCTGTTGCTGCTCGACGAGCCGACCAACGACCTGGACGTCGAGACGCTCGGCTCGCTGGAAAACGCGTTGCTGGAGTTCCCCGGCTGCGCCGTCGTCGTCAGCCACGACCGGTGGTTCCTGGACAGGGTCGCAACCCACATCCTCGCCTACGAAGGAACGGAAGAGAACCCGTCGAATTGGTACTGGTTCG
This is a stretch of genomic DNA from Rarobacter incanus. It encodes these proteins:
- a CDS encoding single-stranded DNA-binding protein gives rise to the protein MAKQQSLVTLHVWAATNPEVFTTPSGRDKVTFRIADSVRSRSPETGVWGDSKTTWYTVTAWGDLGANIAESVRKGDPLIVVGHPWVDHYIKRDGNPGVTARIEAVAVGLDLRYGTSRFARVRRAASSDEVMDEAAAIAQTNAEFNELTSELADVDPLTGELRDDAGALTDGSEIGGDSQEETVMA
- the ettA gene encoding energy-dependent translational throttle protein EttA, whose product is MAEFIYSMYKARKAHGDKVILDDVSLNFLPGAKIGVVGPNGAGKSTILKIMAGLDTPSNGEARLSPGFTVGILQQEPPLNDDKTVLGNVEEGVAEIKAKVDRYNEISALMADPDADFDALLAEMGVLQEEIDAANAWDLDSQLEQAMDALRCPPPEADVKVLSGGERRRVALCKLLLEKPDLLLLDEPTNHLDAESVLWLEQHLATYPGAVLAVTHDRYFLDHVAEWICEVDRGRLYPYEGNYSTYLEKKRARLEVQGKKDAKLAKRLAEELDWVRQSAKGRQAKSKARLQRYEEMAAEAERTRKLDFEEIQIPAGPRLGNVVLEATDLEKGFGDRKLIDHLSFTLPRNGIVGVIGPNGVGKTTLFKTIVGLEPLDAGTLKVGETVKISYVDQSRGGIDPKKTLWEVVSDGLDFIKVGNVEIPSRAYVASFGFKGPDQQKPAGVLSGGERNRLNLALTLKQGGNLLLLDEPTNDLDVETLGSLENALLEFPGCAVVVSHDRWFLDRVATHILAYEGTEENPSNWYWFEGNFASYEENKVERLGADAARPHRVTYRKLTRD